From Cannabis sativa cultivar Pink pepper isolate KNU-18-1 chromosome 8, ASM2916894v1, whole genome shotgun sequence, a single genomic window includes:
- the LOC115701338 gene encoding photosystem II repair protein PSB27-H1, chloroplastic: MPPIPLQTHTLSLLRRSSSLSLFHSPQPKEKHTMASPTLVTPTSQPKPLSSFKPKSLPITASSTTGAGSSTVPFRRREFLSLVAAGSVFPALIFPIRPALAGSDDEYVKETEEVISKVRNTISMDKKDPNVAAAVTELRETSNSWVAKYRREKSLLGRVSFRDMYSALNAVSGHYISFGPTAPIPAKRKARILEEVETAEKALLRGR, translated from the coding sequence ATGCCCCCCATTCCTCTACAAACTCACACACTCTCTCTCCTCCGCcgatcttcttctctctctctcttccactCTCCCCAACCCAAAGAAAAACACACAATGGCCTCACCAACGCTCGTAACTCCCACCTCACAGCCCAAACCCCTCTCTTCTTTCAAACCCAAATCTTTACCCATCACCGCGTCCTCCACCACCGGTGCCGGAAGTTCAACAGTTCCATTCCGCCGGCGGGAGTTCTTATCACTCGTGGCTGCCGGAAGTGTATTTCCGGCGCTGATTTTCCCGATCAGACCGGCTCTGGCGGGTTCGGATGATGAGTACGTGAAAGAGACTGAAGAGGTTATCAGCAAGGTGAGAAACACCATTAGTATGGACAAGAAAGATCCGAATGTGGCGGCGGCGGTGACGGAGCTGAGAGAGACGTCGAATTCTTGGGTGGCGAAGTATAGAAGGGAGAAATCCTTATTGGGCCGGGTCTCGTTTAGGGACATGTATTCGGCCCTTAATGCTGTTTCTGGACATTACATTAGTTTCGGCCCAACAGCCCCAATTCCAGCTAAGCGAAAGGCTAGGATTTTGGAAGAGGTCGAAACTGCCGAAAAGGCCCTTTTAAGAGGCAGGTGA